The Clostridia bacterium DNA segment ATAAAGAACTGAGAATCCATTTTCAATAATTGAACCTAGTTCTCTTTCCATACGCTCTTCTACAATTTGAGGCAAAGGCTCTCCATAGAGTTCAATCGCTCTTGCCGCACAAGTAGTTCTAATTTCTTGCTCTGCTCCCTCAATCTTAGGTGGATGCAGTTTTGTCTGAACTGGATTCATATCTTTTTCAATGCTTTGACAAATCTTTATAGGATTATCGATAACAATCTCTCTCGCCTTTTCCTCATCAAGGTAAGAAAATTCCTGCAACATTTCTTCTGTTGTACGGTAATACAGCGGTGGCTGTGTTGTATCCTTATATCCCTGCCCTGTTTGAATAATCTTACGATATATTTCATCCTCTGGATCTAAAAAATGAACGTCGCCAGTAGCAACAACAGGTATATCTAATTTCTCACCGAGTTCAACAATCTGTCGATTCAAATTTTCCAATTCTTGGCGTGATGAAACCATGTTTTCCCGTAGCATAAACTCATTGTTACCAATGGGTTGGATTTCGAGATAATCATAGTACCTTGCTATGTTTTCGATGGTCTCTGTATCCTCGCCCCGATACAAGGCCTGGAAAAGTTCTCCTGCCTCACATGCGCTCCCAATGATCAGTCCTTCCCTCGATGCGTCCAGTTCACTTCGTACTACCCTGGGTTTTCGATAGAAATGATTCAGATTGGAAGAAGTTACCAATTTATATAAGTTGGGAAAGCCCTTGGGATTCTTAACTAGAATAATCATATGATACGGTCTAGCTTTGGGATCCTTCCCTTCTCGGTCATCAATATAATAGGCTTCCATACCATAAACTACATTGACATCGAGTCCTTCTTTTTTAACAATAGTATGTGCCGCAGGAAATGCTTGCACCCCACCATGATCTGTGACGGCCATATAGGGATGTTTCCAATCGTGCGCTCTTTTCAGGGCCATCTTAAGATCGGTCATTCCATCTAAAGCACTCATGGTAGTATGCAGATGTAGCTCAACTCTTTTCTGCTCAGAATCATCCGTTCTCGTTTTATGTTCCGCTCGGTTAATATCCTTGAGCATCATGGTGAGTTCTTGGCTGTATCGGTCAGTCTGAACCGATCCACGTACCTTCACAAACTGATTGTTGCTCATATTCACATTAAATGATTCATTTTCTTGCGTAAAATATTTAACTGTTATGCCACTTTTCTTATCGACTAAATCAAAAGTAACGAGCGTTCTTCCACTTCTCAGTTCTCTAATCTCGAGGTTAATTACCTTACCTTGTAACGTTGCACTTCTTTCTTCTTCTTTGATGGAGAAAATTGGCTGAGGTGCCTCCTTGATTTGTCTTCCCAGTAGCACAGCACCATTGCTTGAAGATTCTTTCTTCGAATCCATATTTTGATTAGATTCATGTATGGTGAGTAAACGATCTTTTTCAAGCACCTCTAGACTCTTGCTAAAATCCTTATCTTCATCTAGATGAAAAACGACATCTTTTAGCCAAGGCATCATGATATGTATCATCTCATAGATTGAACGCTTATGTTTTTCTTTTTTAAAGTAGTCAACAGCCAGTACAACATTAAGGCCTAAATCGAGCATATCATCTTTTATCTCAATAGTAGATATACATCCTTTAAGCAAAAAGGCCTTTTGCCCCATTTCCTCTCGTAAAACTTCTAGAAAACGGTCTCTTGTCGCCTCACACCAATTTTCTCTTTCTATGCTTGGCCACATACATACAGTATCCAACTTCAGTAATTCTTCCATGCCTGTAGCCAACTTAAGTAACATTTCATGCGGTATCGTACTCACGCCATTCATAAGCAAGAGCATCTTTTTTTTCTTTTCATACAGGTATACTTTAGAGAACTGTAATTGATCTATCTTATCCAAATACATTTTGGGTAGACTTGCTTGTTCAGCTGCTTTTTGCAACAGTTTTCTCGTATCCATTTTTCTCCTCTGGGACAATTATGCCAATGTATTAAGTATTTGACTCGCTTTCTTTGCAGCATCTTCTACAGGAACATCGATTTTTTCCCCTGTGCTACGAATGAAAATCTCGACTTTACCTTCATCTATTTTTTTGCCGGCAGTTATTCGTATTGGATAACCGATTAGCTCACTATTGGCGAATTTAACTCCAGTACGTTCCTTGGAATCGTCCAATAAAACATCTACTCCCATCCCGAGGAGTTCGTCATATATTTGATTTGCTGCGTCTACTTGTTCTTGCTTTTTATGTACAGCGGGGATAACAATAACCTCGAATGGTGCAATTGCTTTGGGCCATATGATTCCGGATTCATCATTGTTTTGTTCCACACTTGCTTGCATAGTACGACCGATTCCAATCCCGTAGCAGCCCATAACCATGGGTTGTGATTTTCCATTTTCATCCAAATAGGTTGCGCCCATCGATTCGGAATATTTGGTTCCCAGCTTGAATACCTGACCTACTTCCGTACCACGAGCAGCAATTAGCTCTGCTTGACATTTAGGACATGGGTCACCTTTTTTTACTTCCTTGATATCCACCACGCGTTCACACGTAAAGTCGCGACCATAGTTTACATTCTTTATGTGGTAATCCTTCTCGTTGGCTCCACAAACTAAATTTTTAAGTCTAGTAATTTCTTCATCCACCAAGACAGTTACATTATTCAAGCCGACTGGTCCAATAAATCCAGGTTGTATTCCCAATTGTTCAATGATTTCTTCATTCGTATCCATGTCTACTGCCAAGGCACCCAGGGCGTTTTGAATTTTAATTTCATTAGCCTCCCTGTCTCCTCTAACAAAAGCCACAACATATTCTTCCTTGTCATCAAAAACTGCACGATAAAGAAGTGCTTTTATTGATTTGGCTGGTTCAGCATCCAAAAATTCACATACTTCTGCAATGGTTTTTTGATTCGGCGTTAAGACTTTCTCCATTGCCTTTTCTTCTTCAGGATCCAGATAGCTCATATCCATCAGTGCTTTTTCTGTATTCGCAGAATAATCACATTCTGGGCAATAAACGATACCTGCTTCTCCACTTTCGGCCATAACCATAAATTCATGGGTATTGCTACCACCAATTGCTCCAGAGTCCGCTTCTACAGCCCGATAGGATAAACCACAACGATCGAAAATAGCACTATAGCCCTCGTACATTGCTTTATAGGTTTTATCTAATCCAGCCTCATCCTTGTCGAATGAATACCCATCTTTCATCAGAAACTCACGACTTCGAATCAGACCAAATCTAGGTCTTCTTTCATCCCTGTACTTATT contains these protein-coding regions:
- a CDS encoding PolC-type DNA polymerase III codes for the protein MDTRKLLQKAAEQASLPKMYLDKIDQLQFSKVYLYEKKKKMLLLMNGVSTIPHEMLLKLATGMEELLKLDTVCMWPSIERENWCEATRDRFLEVLREEMGQKAFLLKGCISTIEIKDDMLDLGLNVVLAVDYFKKEKHKRSIYEMIHIMMPWLKDVVFHLDEDKDFSKSLEVLEKDRLLTIHESNQNMDSKKESSSNGAVLLGRQIKEAPQPIFSIKEEERSATLQGKVINLEIRELRSGRTLVTFDLVDKKSGITVKYFTQENESFNVNMSNNQFVKVRGSVQTDRYSQELTMMLKDINRAEHKTRTDDSEQKRVELHLHTTMSALDGMTDLKMALKRAHDWKHPYMAVTDHGGVQAFPAAHTIVKKEGLDVNVVYGMEAYYIDDREGKDPKARPYHMIILVKNPKGFPNLYKLVTSSNLNHFYRKPRVVRSELDASREGLIIGSACEAGELFQALYRGEDTETIENIARYYDYLEIQPIGNNEFMLRENMVSSRQELENLNRQIVELGEKLDIPVVATGDVHFLDPEDEIYRKIIQTGQGYKDTTQPPLYYRTTEEMLQEFSYLDEEKAREIVIDNPIKICQSIEKDMNPVQTKLHPPKIEGAEQEIRTTCAARAIELYGEPLPQIVEERMERELGSIIENGFSVLYLIAEKLVKKSNQDGYLVGSRGSVGSSFVATLLGITEVNPLAPHYSCPSCHNNIFITDGSVGCGADLPDRVCEKCGTKMIKDGHEIPFETFLGFNGDKIPDIDLNFSGDYQTTIHKYTEVLFGKDNVFKAGTIATVAEKTAFGFVKKFLEENGVTNARNAQLAALASGCTGVKRTTGQHPGGIIVLPKGEDVNCFTPLQRPAEDTNSDIRTSHFDYHSIDASLVKLDLLGHDDPTAIKMLEDLTGTNAKSIPLDDPATLSLFSSADALDLDCNILPLDVGSLGIPEFGTKFVRQMLQDTRPKAFSELVRISGFSHGTDVWLNNAQDLIVNKTAKLSEAISTRDDIMSYLLHKKLEPIVAFRIMEDVRKGKGLKPEYEQDMKEHEVPAWYIDSCKKIKYMFPKAHAVAYVTMAFRIAWYKINYPEAFYATYFTVRADEFDLDIIRQGPRNIKKEMKKLHALPRLSAREKNVETILEIALEMYARGIKLLPMDLYRSSASDFIVEENALLPPFNTIPGLGTKAANSIVEVRDSNKIMSIEDLRLRTRISTTVVDKMREMGMLEGLPESEQMSLFG
- a CDS encoding proline--tRNA ligase — its product is MKTSNLLIPTLKETPADAEVRSHQLLVRAGMIKKLSQGVYSYLPLGWKVMNKISNIVREEMNKRDCQEVMLPIIQPAELWIESGRWEVYGKELIRFKDRHDNDYCLGPTHEEVITDLVRSFVSSYKQLPLNIYQIQNKYRDERRPRFGLIRSREFLMKDGYSFDKDEAGLDKTYKAMYEGYSAIFDRCGLSYRAVEADSGAIGGSNTHEFMVMAESGEAGIVYCPECDYSANTEKALMDMSYLDPEEEKAMEKVLTPNQKTIAEVCEFLDAEPAKSIKALLYRAVFDDKEEYVVAFVRGDREANEIKIQNALGALAVDMDTNEEIIEQLGIQPGFIGPVGLNNVTVLVDEEITRLKNLVCGANEKDYHIKNVNYGRDFTCERVVDIKEVKKGDPCPKCQAELIAARGTEVGQVFKLGTKYSESMGATYLDENGKSQPMVMGCYGIGIGRTMQASVEQNNDESGIIWPKAIAPFEVIVIPAVHKKQEQVDAANQIYDELLGMGVDVLLDDSKERTGVKFANSELIGYPIRITAGKKIDEGKVEIFIRSTGEKIDVPVEDAAKKASQILNTLA